The Metabacillus litoralis genome contains a region encoding:
- the dusB gene encoding tRNA dihydrouridine synthase DusB, whose product MFKIGDIELKNRVVLAPMAGVCNAAFRLTVKEFGAGLVCAEMVSDKAILLKNARTMGMLYIDEREKPLSLQIFGGEKDTLVEAAKFVDKNTTADIIDINMGCPVPKITKCDAGAKWLLDPNKIYDMVSAVVEAVDKPVTVKMRMGWDDDHIYAVQNAQAIERAGGKAVALHGRTRVQMYEGTANWDIIKEVKESVNIPVIGNGDVTTPQDAKRMLDETGVDGVMIGRAALGNPWMIYRTVKFLENGVLMDEPDVREKMEVCKLHLDRLISLKNENVAVREMRKHAAWYLKGIRGNAKVRNDINLMNTRDEFVNLLDEFVLEMEAKEDSASQAG is encoded by the coding sequence ATGTTTAAGATTGGCGATATTGAATTAAAGAACAGAGTCGTTTTAGCCCCAATGGCAGGAGTATGTAATGCAGCTTTTAGATTAACAGTTAAAGAGTTTGGCGCTGGATTAGTATGTGCTGAAATGGTAAGTGATAAAGCTATCCTTTTAAAAAATGCAAGAACAATGGGAATGCTATATATTGATGAACGTGAAAAGCCACTAAGCTTACAAATATTCGGTGGTGAAAAGGATACACTTGTTGAAGCGGCTAAATTTGTTGATAAAAATACAACAGCTGATATTATTGATATAAACATGGGATGTCCAGTTCCGAAAATCACAAAATGTGATGCAGGGGCAAAATGGCTTTTAGATCCAAACAAAATTTATGACATGGTATCGGCAGTTGTAGAAGCGGTAGATAAGCCAGTTACAGTTAAAATGCGCATGGGCTGGGATGATGATCATATTTATGCCGTTCAAAATGCCCAAGCGATAGAGCGCGCAGGTGGTAAAGCAGTGGCTCTTCATGGTCGTACCAGAGTACAAATGTATGAAGGTACAGCAAATTGGGATATCATTAAAGAAGTAAAAGAATCTGTTAACATTCCTGTAATAGGAAATGGTGATGTTACAACACCTCAAGATGCTAAGCGCATGTTAGATGAAACAGGTGTTGATGGTGTTATGATCGGTCGTGCAGCACTAGGGAATCCATGGATGATTTATCGTACGGTTAAATTTTTAGAAAATGGCGTATTGATGGATGAACCTGATGTGCGTGAGAAGATGGAAGTGTGCAAGCTTCATCTAGATCGCCTAATATCGTTAAAAAATGAAAATGTAGCAGTTCGAGAAATGAGAAAGCATGCTGCCTGGTACCTAAAGGGTATTAGAGGTAATGCAAAGGTCCGTAATGACATCAATTTAATGAACACTAGAGATGAATTTGTTAATCTATTAGATGAGTTTGTTTTAGAGATGGAAGCAAAAGAAGATAGTGCTAGCCAAGCAGGTTAA
- the lysS gene encoding lysine--tRNA ligase — translation MSQEEMNQEELSDQLKVRREKLHNLREKGLDPFGKRFERTHQTEDIIANYEGLEKEELDEKEVTVTIAGRIMTKRGKGKAGFAHIQDLSGQIQIYVRKDAVGEEAYEIFNTADLGDIIGITGVVFKTKVGELSIKVKSFELLTKALRPLPDKFHGLKDIEQRYRQRYVDLIMSPESKKTFITRSKIIQAMRRYLDDQGYLEVETPTMHSIPGGASARPFITHHNALDMPLYMRIAIELHLKRLIVGGLEKVYEIGRVFRNEGISTRHNPEFTMIELYEAYADYQDIMTLTENVIAHCAKEVLGTTTVQYGEYEVNLEPKWTRLHMVDAIKEHTGADFWKEMTIEEARSLAKEHNVEIAEHMQYGHIVNEFFEQKVEEKLIQPTFIYGHPVEISPLAKKNDDDDRFTDRFELFIVAREHANAFTELNDPIDQKERFEAQLKEREQGNDEAHMMDEDFIEALEYGMPPTGGLGIGIDRLVMLLTNSPSIRDVLLFPQMRHR, via the coding sequence ATGAGTCAGGAAGAAATGAATCAAGAAGAATTGAGTGACCAACTCAAAGTTAGACGTGAGAAATTACATAATTTAAGAGAAAAAGGGTTAGATCCATTCGGTAAGCGATTTGAAAGAACACATCAAACGGAAGATATCATTGCTAACTACGAAGGATTAGAAAAAGAAGAACTAGATGAAAAAGAAGTAACAGTTACAATAGCGGGAAGAATTATGACGAAGCGTGGTAAAGGTAAAGCAGGCTTTGCTCATATCCAAGACTTATCAGGTCAAATTCAAATCTATGTTCGAAAAGATGCAGTTGGTGAAGAAGCATATGAGATTTTCAACACGGCTGATCTAGGAGATATTATTGGAATAACGGGTGTAGTATTTAAAACTAAGGTTGGCGAGCTATCGATTAAAGTGAAATCGTTCGAATTGCTGACAAAAGCATTACGTCCACTACCGGATAAATTCCATGGTTTAAAAGATATTGAACAACGTTACCGTCAAAGATATGTAGATTTAATCATGAGTCCTGAAAGCAAGAAAACATTTATTACACGTAGTAAAATTATTCAAGCAATGCGACGTTATTTAGATGACCAAGGATATTTAGAAGTTGAAACGCCAACTATGCACTCTATCCCAGGTGGTGCCTCTGCACGCCCGTTTATTACACACCATAACGCATTAGATATGCCGTTATACATGCGTATCGCTATCGAATTGCATCTAAAGCGTTTAATCGTAGGTGGATTAGAAAAAGTTTATGAAATCGGTCGTGTGTTCAGGAATGAGGGAATATCTACTCGTCATAACCCTGAATTTACAATGATTGAACTTTACGAGGCTTATGCTGATTATCAAGATATCATGACATTAACTGAGAATGTCATAGCTCATTGTGCAAAAGAAGTCTTAGGAACAACAACTGTACAATATGGAGAGTATGAAGTAAATCTCGAACCAAAATGGACAAGACTTCATATGGTAGATGCCATTAAAGAACATACGGGTGCTGACTTCTGGAAGGAAATGACGATTGAAGAAGCTAGAAGTCTTGCAAAAGAACATAATGTAGAGATTGCTGAACATATGCAATATGGTCACATTGTAAATGAATTCTTTGAACAGAAAGTAGAGGAGAAACTAATTCAACCTACTTTCATTTACGGTCACCCGGTTGAAATCTCTCCTTTAGCTAAGAAAAACGATGATGATGATCGTTTCACTGACCGTTTTGAGTTGTTTATCGTTGCTCGTGAACATGCAAATGCCTTCACAGAGCTGAATGATCCAATTGACCAAAAGGAAAGATTTGAAGCACAACTTAAAGAGCGTGAGCAAGGTAATGATGAGGCTCATATGATGGATGAAGACTTTATTGAAGCTCTAGAATATGGAATGCCTCCAACTGGTGGATTAGGAATTGGAATTGATCGTTTAGTAATGCTTTTAACGAACTCTCCTTCTATTCGTGATGTATTGCTATTCCCGCAAATGAGACATCGTTAA